One Staphylococcus ratti DNA segment encodes these proteins:
- a CDS encoding aspartate carbamoyltransferase catalytic subunit: MQHLVSMEKLSPKEIKHLIEVAAQYKHGEVRPSLKGKFIANLFFENSTRTKCSFEMAEHRLEMKQINFEIATSSVQKGESLYDTCRTLQSIGCDALVIRHHENNYYQPLLDMGIPIINAGDGSGQHPTQSLLDLMTIYEEFGRFEGLNVVICGDIKNSRVARSNYHSLTALGANVVFSSPDVWKDHTMDGAYVNLDEVIHDMDIVMLLRVQHERHGEGTTGFDAQTYHEQFGLNEPRYQKLKSDAIIMHPAPVNRNVEIADALVEAPKSRIFKQMENGVYLRMAVLTETIQ, translated from the coding sequence ATGCAACATTTAGTTTCAATGGAAAAGTTAAGCCCAAAGGAAATCAAACACCTCATAGAAGTCGCTGCACAATACAAACACGGAGAAGTTAGACCGAGTTTAAAAGGGAAATTTATCGCAAACTTATTTTTTGAAAACTCAACAAGAACAAAATGTAGTTTTGAAATGGCTGAACATCGTTTAGAAATGAAACAAATTAACTTTGAAATAGCGACCTCTTCTGTCCAAAAGGGCGAATCTTTATATGACACATGTCGTACATTGCAGAGTATTGGATGCGACGCGTTAGTTATTAGACACCATGAAAACAATTACTATCAGCCGTTACTTGATATGGGAATCCCGATCATTAACGCTGGTGATGGAAGTGGACAACATCCAACCCAAAGTTTATTAGATTTAATGACAATCTATGAAGAGTTTGGGCGTTTTGAAGGACTCAATGTTGTGATATGTGGAGACATTAAAAATTCACGTGTCGCTAGAAGTAATTACCATAGTTTAACTGCTCTAGGGGCAAATGTGGTGTTCTCTAGCCCAGATGTTTGGAAAGACCATACGATGGATGGTGCTTACGTAAATCTAGATGAAGTGATACACGACATGGACATTGTGATGTTGTTACGTGTGCAACACGAACGTCACGGTGAGGGGACAACAGGTTTTGATGCTCAAACGTATCACGAGCAATTTGGACTTAACGAACCACGTTACCAAAAATTGAAAAGTGACGCGATTATTATGCATCCTGCACCGGTGAACAGAAACGTTGAAATTGCAGATGCGTTAGTAGAAGCGCCGAAATCTAGAATTTTTAAACAAATGGAAAATGGTGTTTATTTAAGAATGGCTGTATTAACTGAAACGATTCAATAA
- the carB gene encoding carbamoyl-phosphate synthase large subunit gives MPKRNDIQSILVIGSGPIIIGQAAEFDYAGTQACLALKEEGYRVILVNSNPATIMTDKEIADKVYIEPLKHDFIARIIRKEQPDALLPTLGGQTGLNMAIELHNSGVLASNNVKLLGTELDSIECAEDRERFRTLMNELNVPVPESDIVNTLEQAFQFKEEVGYPLIVRPAFTMGGTGGGICHNDEELKEVVSNGLKYSPATQCLIEKSIAGYKEIEYEVMRDKNDNAIVVCNMENIDPVGIHTGDSVVVAPSQTLSDVEYQMLRDVSLKVIRALGIEGGCNVQLALNPHSMNYYIIEVNPRVSRSSALASKATGYPIAKLAAKIAVGLTLDEMKNPVTGTSYAAFEPSLDYIVSKIPRFPFDKFEKGERELGTQMKATGEVMSIGRTYEESLLKAIRSLEYGVHHLGLPNGESFDLDYIKARIKAQDDERLFFIGEAIRRGTTLEELHEMTKIDYFFLNKFKNIIDIEHALKANKGDIEYLEFAKRFGFSDRTIAHRFEMTEDEVYNLRKAHNIFPVYKMVDTCAAEFESATPYFYGTYESENESIVTDKEKIIVLGSGPIRIGQGVEFDYATVHAVWAIQNAGYEAIIVNNNPETVSTDFSISDKLYFEPLTEEDVMNIINLEQPKGVVVQFGGQTAINLADKLAKYGVKILGTTLEDLNRAEDRKEFEALLNQINVPQPKGKTATSAKEALDNARDIGYPVVVRPSYVLGGRAMEIVNSDAELENYMNEAVKASPEHPVLVDRYLTGKEIEVDAICDGNTVIIPGIMEHIERAGVHSGDSIAVYPPQTLSQEDIDTLEAYTVKLAKGLNVIGLINIQFVLAHDGVYVLEVNPRSSRTVPFLSKITEIQMAQLAMRVIMGEKLNDMGFEQGVQPYKEGVFVKAPVFSFNKLKNVDITLGPEMKSTGEVMGRDLTLEKALYKGLTASGMEVKDYGTVLITVSDKDKQEMVKIAQRLNEVGYKIIATEGTANVLSQNEIKVETVGKIGGQDDLLTKIQDGDVQIVINTMTKGKTIERDGFQIRRTSVENGVPCLTSLDTANALTNVIESMTFSMRNM, from the coding sequence ATGCCTAAAAGAAACGATATTCAATCTATCCTTGTTATTGGCTCGGGTCCAATCATCATTGGACAAGCTGCAGAATTTGACTATGCTGGTACACAAGCGTGTTTGGCTCTGAAAGAAGAAGGCTACCGTGTCATTTTAGTAAATTCAAACCCAGCAACGATTATGACGGATAAAGAAATCGCAGATAAAGTATATATTGAGCCGTTGAAGCATGATTTTATTGCGCGCATCATTCGAAAAGAACAACCTGACGCATTGCTACCAACGCTAGGTGGACAAACAGGACTCAATATGGCGATTGAATTGCACAATAGTGGTGTTTTAGCGTCTAATAACGTAAAACTACTAGGCACCGAACTCGATTCCATCGAATGTGCCGAAGACCGCGAACGCTTTCGTACACTTATGAATGAATTGAATGTTCCAGTTCCTGAAAGTGACATTGTAAATACGTTAGAACAAGCGTTCCAATTTAAAGAAGAAGTGGGTTATCCGCTTATTGTACGACCTGCGTTTACGATGGGTGGTACAGGCGGCGGTATTTGTCATAATGATGAAGAATTAAAAGAAGTCGTATCTAACGGCTTGAAATACAGTCCTGCAACGCAATGTTTAATAGAAAAATCTATCGCAGGTTATAAAGAAATAGAATACGAAGTGATGCGAGACAAAAATGACAATGCGATTGTAGTGTGTAACATGGAAAACATTGACCCTGTTGGTATTCACACGGGAGATTCTGTAGTAGTAGCACCAAGCCAAACATTGTCAGATGTTGAATATCAAATGTTACGCGATGTCTCTTTAAAAGTTATCCGTGCTTTAGGGATTGAAGGGGGTTGTAATGTTCAACTCGCACTGAATCCACATTCGATGAATTATTACATCATTGAAGTGAACCCACGTGTTTCACGTTCATCGGCGTTAGCGTCTAAAGCGACAGGTTATCCAATTGCAAAATTAGCGGCAAAAATAGCTGTAGGTTTAACCTTAGATGAAATGAAAAATCCAGTAACAGGTACTTCTTACGCAGCATTTGAACCAAGTTTAGACTATATCGTTTCTAAAATTCCACGTTTTCCTTTTGATAAATTTGAAAAAGGTGAACGTGAACTGGGTACTCAAATGAAGGCGACTGGAGAAGTCATGTCTATTGGCCGTACTTACGAAGAATCTTTATTAAAAGCGATTCGCTCATTGGAGTATGGGGTCCATCATTTAGGATTACCAAATGGAGAATCATTTGATTTAGATTACATTAAAGCGCGTATTAAAGCACAAGATGATGAGCGCTTGTTCTTTATTGGTGAGGCGATTCGTCGAGGTACAACATTAGAAGAACTACATGAAATGACTAAAATTGATTACTTCTTCTTAAATAAATTTAAAAATATTATTGATATAGAGCATGCATTAAAAGCAAATAAGGGAGATATTGAGTATCTTGAATTTGCTAAACGTTTTGGATTTAGTGACCGTACGATTGCCCATCGCTTTGAAATGACAGAAGACGAAGTATACAACTTAAGAAAAGCGCATAACATTTTCCCAGTGTACAAAATGGTAGATACGTGTGCAGCTGAATTTGAATCTGCAACACCTTACTTCTATGGCACATATGAGTCAGAAAATGAGTCCATCGTAACAGATAAAGAAAAGATTATCGTGCTTGGATCAGGACCTATTCGCATTGGACAAGGGGTTGAATTTGACTACGCCACAGTACATGCAGTTTGGGCGATTCAAAATGCAGGTTACGAAGCGATTATTGTTAACAATAACCCAGAAACGGTTTCTACAGACTTCTCAATTTCGGATAAATTGTATTTTGAACCTTTAACAGAAGAAGATGTGATGAATATTATCAATCTTGAGCAGCCTAAAGGTGTAGTCGTTCAGTTCGGAGGGCAAACGGCAATCAATCTTGCAGATAAACTTGCGAAATATGGCGTGAAAATTTTAGGGACAACACTAGAAGATTTGAATCGTGCCGAAGACCGTAAAGAGTTCGAAGCATTACTCAATCAAATTAATGTGCCACAGCCTAAAGGGAAAACAGCGACTTCTGCGAAAGAGGCGTTAGATAATGCGCGTGATATTGGGTATCCTGTTGTGGTGCGTCCTTCATATGTTTTAGGTGGTCGTGCAATGGAGATTGTAAATAGTGACGCCGAACTGGAAAACTATATGAATGAAGCGGTGAAAGCCAGTCCAGAACATCCTGTATTAGTAGATCGTTATTTAACGGGTAAAGAAATAGAAGTAGATGCCATTTGTGATGGTAATACGGTAATTATACCGGGTATTATGGAACACATTGAACGTGCAGGCGTCCATTCTGGAGATTCTATTGCTGTATATCCGCCACAAACGTTAAGTCAAGAAGATATCGACACATTAGAGGCCTATACTGTCAAATTGGCCAAAGGTTTAAATGTTATTGGATTAATTAATATTCAATTTGTGTTAGCTCATGACGGTGTTTACGTATTAGAGGTGAATCCGCGTTCAAGTCGTACTGTACCATTCTTAAGTAAAATCACTGAAATCCAGATGGCACAACTTGCAATGCGTGTCATTATGGGCGAAAAACTTAATGACATGGGCTTTGAACAGGGCGTTCAACCCTATAAAGAAGGTGTGTTTGTAAAAGCACCAGTTTTCAGTTTTAACAAATTGAAAAATGTAGACATTACACTTGGACCTGAAATGAAGTCTACAGGTGAAGTGATGGGACGCGACCTTACATTAGAAAAGGCGCTATACAAAGGATTAACGGCTTCAGGGATGGAAGTCAAAGACTATGGGACAGTATTGATTACAGTAAGTGACAAAGACAAACAAGAAATGGTTAAAATTGCACAACGTTTGAATGAAGTGGGCTATAAAATTATAGCGACTGAAGGTACAGCAAACGTCTTATCTCAAAATGAGATTAAAGTCGAAACGGTAGGGAAAATTGGAGGTCAAGATGATTTGTTGACCAAAATCCAAGATGGCGATGTACAAATCGTTATTAATACGATGACCAAAGGGAAAACAATTGAACGTGATGGTTTTCAGATTAGACGTACATCTGTAGAAAATGGTGTACCATGTCTCACATCATTAGATACAGCAAATGCATTAACAAATGTGATTGAAAGTATGACTTTCTCAATGAGAAATATGTAG
- the pyrR gene encoding bifunctional pyr operon transcriptional regulator/uracil phosphoribosyltransferase PyrR: MTERIILDESAINRTLTRIAHEILEYNKGSENLALLGIKTRGEYLAKRIQQKIQQIENVSVPTGTIDITQFRDDVEMRDAQLAQSFDIDIDLNNRIVIIVDDVLYTGRTVRASLDAILLHRRPKKIGLATLVDRGHRELPIRADFVGKNIPTSHEESVEVYLSEIDERNAVVIK, encoded by the coding sequence ATGACAGAACGAATCATTTTAGATGAATCAGCAATTAATCGTACGTTGACGCGAATTGCACATGAAATTCTGGAATATAATAAAGGATCTGAAAATTTAGCGCTACTTGGTATCAAAACACGAGGTGAATACCTTGCCAAACGCATACAGCAAAAAATTCAACAAATTGAAAATGTCTCGGTACCGACGGGGACAATTGACATTACACAATTTCGAGATGACGTTGAAATGCGTGATGCACAATTAGCACAATCCTTTGATATTGACATTGATTTAAATAATCGCATCGTCATTATTGTCGATGACGTACTTTATACAGGGCGTACAGTTCGAGCATCATTAGATGCAATCTTATTACATCGCCGCCCCAAAAAAATTGGATTAGCAACATTAGTGGATCGAGGTCACCGAGAGTTACCGATTCGCGCCGACTTTGTCGGAAAGAACATACCAACGTCGCATGAAGAATCAGTAGAAGTATACTTATCTGAAATTGATGAACGTAATGCCGTTGTAATTAAATAA
- a CDS encoding carbamoyl phosphate synthase small subunit, whose product MFEKRYLVLEDGTFYMGFKLGSDVLTKGEIVFNTAMTGYQETISDPSYTGQIITFTYPLIGNYGINREDFESLVPTLNGVVVKEACQTPSNFRSQKSLDEMLKEFNIPGISGVDTRSITKKIRQHGVLKAAFVDDKEDIETTIQTLKSVELPRTEVPTVSTKTPYVSTGFDLRVVLVDFGKKQNIVRELNARGCEVTVVPYDTSAEDIIKMSPDGVMLSNGPGDPQDVQVAVEMIQGIIGKIPFFGICLGHQLFALSQGATSFKMKFGHRGANHPVKDLSTGKIALTSQNHGYAIDEASLKNTELEVTHIALNDGTVEGLRHKSKPAFSVQYHPEACPGPTDSNYLFDRFIELMLDHKKKERVNHA is encoded by the coding sequence ATGTTTGAAAAACGCTATCTAGTACTAGAGGATGGTACATTTTATATGGGATTTAAATTGGGGTCAGATGTTCTAACAAAAGGAGAAATCGTTTTTAATACGGCTATGACTGGCTATCAAGAAACGATTTCTGATCCGTCATATACAGGACAAATTATTACTTTCACATATCCTTTAATTGGCAATTACGGCATCAATCGTGAAGATTTTGAATCATTGGTGCCAACACTTAATGGTGTTGTCGTAAAAGAAGCATGTCAAACGCCGAGTAACTTCCGTTCACAAAAGTCGTTAGACGAAATGCTTAAAGAATTTAATATCCCAGGTATTAGTGGTGTTGATACGCGAAGTATCACGAAAAAAATTCGTCAGCATGGCGTTTTAAAAGCAGCTTTTGTTGATGACAAAGAAGACATTGAAACGACGATTCAAACATTAAAAAGTGTGGAACTCCCGCGTACTGAAGTACCCACTGTTTCTACTAAAACGCCATATGTATCAACAGGATTTGACTTGCGTGTTGTACTTGTAGATTTTGGTAAGAAACAAAATATTGTACGGGAGTTAAATGCACGTGGATGTGAAGTGACGGTCGTCCCATATGATACCTCTGCAGAAGACATCATTAAAATGTCTCCAGATGGTGTGATGTTATCCAATGGACCTGGTGATCCGCAAGACGTACAAGTGGCGGTGGAGATGATTCAAGGCATTATCGGCAAAATTCCATTTTTTGGCATTTGTCTAGGACATCAATTGTTCGCATTATCACAAGGCGCGACATCATTTAAAATGAAATTTGGTCATCGTGGCGCCAACCATCCAGTAAAAGATTTAAGTACAGGCAAGATTGCGCTTACAAGCCAAAACCATGGTTATGCGATAGATGAAGCGTCATTAAAAAATACGGAGTTAGAAGTAACGCACATTGCGTTAAATGACGGAACAGTTGAAGGGCTACGTCATAAATCAAAACCTGCTTTCTCTGTACAATATCACCCAGAAGCTTGTCCGGGACCTACCGATTCCAACTATTTGTTTGATCGATTTATAGAATTAATGTTAGACCATAAAAAGAAGGAGCGCGTTAATCATGCCTAA
- the lspA gene encoding signal peptidase II, which translates to MKKKYFLGLSIFTVVIVFIADQLTKWLIVTQMTLGESFTVIPNFLAITSHRNDGAAWGILSGHMPFFYIITIVILIALVYFYIKEAQGQFMMQLSVSLLIAGALGNFVDRIFNGEVVDFIDTTIFGYDFPIFNIADSSLSVGVVLLIIVLVFTSQHEKG; encoded by the coding sequence ATGAAGAAAAAATACTTTTTAGGATTATCCATCTTCACAGTCGTGATTGTTTTCATTGCTGACCAGCTGACGAAATGGCTGATTGTAACTCAGATGACACTGGGAGAATCTTTTACAGTGATTCCAAATTTTCTAGCCATTACATCACATCGTAATGATGGAGCTGCTTGGGGAATTTTAAGCGGACATATGCCATTTTTCTATATTATTACGATTGTTATACTGATCGCGCTTGTTTATTTTTATATTAAAGAAGCCCAAGGGCAATTTATGATGCAATTATCTGTGAGCTTACTTATCGCAGGGGCTTTAGGAAATTTCGTTGACCGTATTTTCAATGGAGAAGTGGTCGATTTTATTGATACAACAATTTTTGGATATGATTTTCCAATTTTTAACATTGCAGATTCAAGTCTGTCAGTGGGTGTTGTTTTGTTAATTATTGTGTTAGTGTTCACATCGCAACACGAAAAAGGATAG
- a CDS encoding RluA family pseudouridine synthase: MQKHEFKIEDALLDLQRIDKVLPTLNEAWSRSQIQDWIKDGQVEVNGKKVKSNYKVKLNDQIVVTEVEAIEADIKPENLNLEIYYEDEDVAVVYKPKGMVVHPSAGHYSGTLVNGLMYQIKDLSGINGEIRPGIVHRIDKDTSGLLMVAKNDVAHRDLVEQLMAKTVTRKYTALVHGHIPHEFGTIDAPIGRNQNDRQSMDVVDNGKEAITHFNVIENFKNHTLVECQLETGRTHQIRVHMKYIGFPLVGDPKYGPKKTLNIGGQALHAGLIGFTHPRTGEYIERTAPLPEDFETLIEQIRKEEA; this comes from the coding sequence ATGCAAAAACATGAATTTAAAATTGAAGATGCATTATTAGATTTACAACGTATTGATAAAGTGTTGCCTACTTTGAATGAAGCTTGGTCGCGTAGTCAAATCCAAGATTGGATAAAGGACGGACAAGTTGAAGTCAACGGTAAAAAAGTTAAATCGAATTATAAAGTAAAATTAAATGATCAAATCGTAGTGACGGAAGTTGAAGCGATTGAAGCAGATATCAAGCCTGAAAATTTAAATTTAGAAATTTATTATGAAGATGAAGACGTAGCGGTGGTGTACAAACCGAAAGGAATGGTTGTGCATCCTTCTGCTGGCCACTATTCAGGTACGTTAGTTAATGGTTTAATGTATCAAATTAAAGATTTATCAGGAATCAATGGCGAAATACGTCCGGGTATCGTCCATCGTATAGATAAAGATACGTCTGGTTTATTGATGGTAGCCAAAAATGATGTTGCCCATCGAGACCTTGTTGAGCAACTTATGGCTAAAACGGTAACGCGTAAATATACTGCTTTAGTTCATGGGCACATTCCTCATGAATTTGGTACGATTGACGCACCGATTGGACGTAATCAAAACGATCGTCAATCTATGGATGTTGTAGATAATGGCAAAGAAGCAATTACGCATTTCAATGTAATTGAAAACTTTAAAAATCATACGCTCGTAGAATGTCAACTTGAAACCGGTCGTACACACCAAATCCGTGTTCATATGAAATATATCGGTTTTCCACTCGTTGGAGATCCGAAATATGGTCCGAAGAAAACTTTAAATATTGGCGGCCAAGCATTACATGCAGGATTAATTGGTTTTACACATCCGCGTACAGGTGAGTATATTGAACGTACAGCGCCTTTACCTGAAGACTTCGAAACACTAATTGAACAAATTCGAAAAGAAGAAGCTTAA
- a CDS encoding dihydroorotase, whose translation MILIQNAKMLEAGTLKRVDVLIENGKIKSIASQIEPETNMQVMDAHGHFLSAGFIDVHVHLREPGGEHKETIETGTKAAARGGFTTVCPMPNTKPVPDSIENMERLNQLIKANASVRVLPYAAITERQAGKNHVDFEALEKAGAFAFTDDGVGVQEAAKMYEAMQKAKAVNKAIVAHCEDNSLIYGGAMHEGKRSEALGIPGIPSICEAVQIARDVLLSEATGCHYHVCHVSTKESVRVIRDAKKAGIPVTAEVTPHHLLLTENDIPGDNATYKMNPPLRSDEDRQALLEGLLDGTIDLIATDHAPHAKEEKNQSMTRAPFGIVGSETAFPLLYTHFVMTGEWTLQQLVDYITIKPAKVFDLPYGVLEEGAPADLTLIDLETAYEIKEEDFLSKSSNTPFLGERVYGKTLFTMVDGEICYEEAK comes from the coding sequence GTGATATTAATTCAAAATGCAAAAATGTTAGAAGCTGGAACGTTAAAACGTGTAGATGTATTGATTGAGAATGGGAAGATTAAATCAATCGCTTCTCAGATTGAACCTGAAACAAATATGCAAGTAATGGATGCACATGGTCATTTTTTATCAGCTGGATTTATAGATGTGCACGTGCACTTAAGAGAGCCAGGTGGCGAACATAAAGAGACCATTGAAACAGGGACTAAAGCAGCAGCTCGCGGTGGCTTTACAACGGTATGTCCAATGCCTAACACAAAACCTGTTCCAGATTCTATTGAAAACATGGAGCGCTTAAATCAGCTTATTAAAGCGAATGCTTCTGTACGTGTATTACCTTATGCAGCAATTACAGAACGACAAGCTGGAAAGAATCACGTTGATTTTGAGGCATTAGAAAAAGCGGGCGCATTTGCATTTACGGATGATGGTGTAGGGGTTCAAGAAGCTGCAAAAATGTACGAAGCAATGCAAAAAGCAAAAGCAGTAAATAAAGCTATCGTTGCACATTGTGAAGACAATAGTTTAATTTACGGTGGCGCAATGCATGAAGGGAAAAGAAGTGAAGCGCTAGGCATTCCTGGTATACCAAGTATTTGTGAAGCGGTGCAAATTGCACGTGACGTACTATTAAGTGAAGCGACAGGGTGCCATTATCATGTTTGTCATGTCTCTACGAAAGAAAGTGTCCGTGTCATTCGCGATGCTAAAAAAGCTGGTATTCCAGTAACAGCTGAAGTCACGCCACACCATTTACTATTAACTGAAAATGATATCCCTGGAGATAACGCCACTTATAAAATGAACCCACCATTAAGAAGTGACGAAGATCGCCAAGCATTACTTGAAGGTTTGCTGGACGGGACTATAGATTTAATTGCAACAGATCACGCCCCTCACGCAAAAGAAGAAAAAAACCAATCTATGACACGTGCGCCATTTGGTATTGTAGGTAGCGAAACAGCTTTCCCGTTACTATACACGCATTTTGTAATGACAGGTGAATGGACACTGCAACAATTAGTGGACTATATCACGATTAAGCCAGCAAAAGTTTTTGATTTACCATACGGAGTGTTAGAAGAAGGTGCACCGGCAGATTTAACGTTAATTGACTTGGAGACAGCTTACGAAATAAAAGAGGAAGACTTTTTGTCAAAATCTTCAAATACGCCATTTTTAGGAGAACGTGTTTACGGTAAAACGTTATTCACAATGGTTGACGGAGAGATTTGCTATGAGGAGGCAAAATAA
- a CDS encoding uracil-xanthine permease family protein: MPNEEMFKRTVQPVLDVHEKPKPAQWAFLSLQHLFAMFGATVLVPFLTGLPVSSALLASGIGTLLYIFITKGKIPAYLGSSFAFITPIITGLSTNSLGDMLVALFMSGVMYIIIGIAIKISGTNWLMEILPPVVVGPVIMVIGLSLAPTAVNMAMFDNAGEMKGYNLTYVTVASITLFVTLLVQGFAKRFFSLIPVLIGIIVGYITAIAFGIVDFSKVEKASWLQFPDIYIPFANYQPSIHLGLIAIMLPIVFVTVSEHIGHQMVINKIVGRNFFEDPGLHRSIIGDGVSTMFSSIIGGPPSTTYGENIGVLAITKIYSIYVIAGAAVIAITLGFVGKFTALISSIPTPVMGGVSILLFGTIAASGLRMIVESQVDFAQNRNLVIASVILVIGIGNMMLNLSDLGVKLTIEGMALSATAGIILNLLLPKR; this comes from the coding sequence ATGCCAAATGAAGAAATGTTTAAACGTACAGTACAACCTGTATTAGATGTACATGAAAAACCAAAGCCGGCACAGTGGGCCTTTTTAAGTCTGCAGCATTTGTTTGCAATGTTTGGTGCTACAGTACTTGTTCCGTTTTTGACAGGTTTACCTGTATCATCAGCATTGTTAGCGTCCGGTATCGGGACGTTATTATACATATTCATAACGAAAGGTAAAATCCCTGCTTATTTAGGTTCAAGTTTCGCCTTTATTACTCCAATCATTACAGGATTAAGTACCAATAGTTTAGGTGACATGCTCGTTGCATTATTTATGAGCGGGGTGATGTACATCATTATTGGAATAGCAATCAAAATAAGCGGAACAAATTGGTTGATGGAAATATTGCCACCCGTTGTAGTTGGACCAGTCATCATGGTAATCGGATTAAGTCTCGCACCTACAGCAGTGAATATGGCAATGTTCGATAACGCGGGTGAAATGAAAGGGTACAACTTAACTTATGTCACCGTCGCAAGTATTACACTTTTCGTAACTTTACTCGTACAAGGATTTGCCAAAAGATTCTTTTCGCTTATCCCTGTGTTAATTGGTATTATTGTTGGTTACATTACTGCAATTGCATTTGGCATTGTTGACTTTAGCAAAGTTGAGAAAGCTTCTTGGCTACAGTTTCCAGACATTTATATTCCCTTTGCTAATTATCAACCTTCGATTCATCTAGGTTTAATTGCAATTATGCTACCGATCGTTTTCGTAACAGTAAGTGAACATATCGGTCATCAAATGGTCATTAACAAAATTGTAGGTCGTAATTTCTTCGAAGACCCAGGATTACATCGCTCTATTATCGGAGACGGGGTTTCAACAATGTTTTCAAGCATAATTGGAGGGCCGCCAAGTACGACATATGGTGAAAATATTGGTGTACTTGCGATAACGAAAATTTATAGTATTTATGTTATTGCGGGTGCAGCGGTAATAGCGATTACGCTAGGGTTTGTCGGGAAATTCACAGCACTCATTTCTTCTATTCCAACACCAGTGATGGGAGGGGTCTCAATTCTCCTCTTTGGAACAATTGCAGCAAGTGGTTTACGCATGATTGTTGAGAGTCAAGTTGATTTCGCACAAAATCGAAATCTTGTTATCGCGTCTGTCATCTTAGTGATAGGCATTGGTAATATGATGCTAAATTTATCTGATTTAGGTGTGAAATTAACAATTGAAGGTATGGCACTATCAGCAACAGCAGGTATTATCTTAAATCTCTTATTACCAAAACGCTAA